One Nostoc punctiforme PCC 73102 DNA window includes the following coding sequences:
- a CDS encoding inorganic phosphate transporter: protein MLITLVFVALLAFYVAWNLGANDVANAMGTSVGSKAVTLKQALIIAGVLEFTGAVLFGHEVTETLATKIANPALFAATPQILVTGMVTVLISCGVWLQIATSRGLPVSSSHAVVGAIAGFSWVALGVGAIDWSSIGLITIGWVLTPLISGAIAALFYSQIKHWILDQPNQVVQLQEWIPWLSTLLLGVFGVIVLPSLTEPLTNFVIEQVGFTIPTYDIPLLTGAVAAVGLTIISWRQLGDKIDKGDKGEILPNPVERLFGRFQLLSACFVAFAHGSNDVGNAIAPLAAIVYINRTGSVPTDGITIPLWILILGGAGIVGGLAVWGKKVIATIGENIIALQPSSGFCAELATATTILIASRLGLPVSTSHALVGGVVGIGLVQNIKSIKFQTLKGIAAAWLITIPVSALLSAAIFSIARILFH, encoded by the coding sequence ATGCTTATTACCCTAGTTTTCGTAGCTCTACTAGCTTTCTACGTCGCCTGGAATCTCGGAGCAAACGATGTCGCTAACGCGATGGGAACCTCCGTCGGTTCCAAAGCTGTCACCCTCAAACAAGCACTAATAATTGCTGGGGTATTAGAGTTTACGGGTGCTGTGTTGTTTGGACATGAGGTAACGGAAACTCTCGCAACGAAAATTGCTAATCCCGCCTTATTCGCAGCTACACCCCAAATATTAGTTACTGGGATGGTAACGGTATTAATATCGTGTGGTGTGTGGTTGCAAATTGCCACATCACGCGGTTTACCTGTATCCTCTTCTCATGCGGTTGTTGGTGCGATCGCTGGATTTAGTTGGGTAGCTTTGGGAGTAGGTGCAATCGATTGGTCATCAATTGGCTTGATTACCATTGGCTGGGTTTTAACGCCATTAATTAGTGGTGCGATCGCTGCTTTATTTTACAGTCAAATCAAGCACTGGATTTTAGATCAACCTAATCAAGTAGTCCAGTTACAAGAATGGATTCCCTGGTTGAGTACTCTGCTGCTAGGTGTATTCGGCGTGATTGTATTACCATCGCTAACTGAACCGCTAACCAATTTTGTAATTGAGCAAGTTGGTTTTACAATCCCTACTTACGACATCCCCCTATTAACCGGTGCAGTAGCAGCTGTTGGACTCACAATCATTAGTTGGCGACAATTGGGAGATAAGATAGACAAGGGAGACAAGGGAGAAATACTCCCTAATCCTGTAGAAAGATTATTCGGTCGATTTCAACTACTAAGTGCTTGCTTTGTCGCCTTTGCTCATGGTTCTAATGATGTGGGAAATGCGATCGCTCCTTTAGCTGCGATCGTTTACATCAATCGCACTGGTAGCGTACCTACTGATGGTATTACCATCCCGCTTTGGATTTTAATCCTTGGTGGTGCTGGTATTGTTGGTGGTTTAGCTGTTTGGGGAAAAAAAGTCATTGCCACCATTGGCGAAAACATTATTGCCTTGCAACCTAGTAGTGGTTTTTGTGCCGAACTTGCTACTGCTACTACCATCCTCATCGCCTCCCGGTTAGGTTTACCAGTCTCCACATCCCACGCTCTCGTCGGCGGTGTAGTTGGCATTGGACTAGTGCAAAATATTAAGTCGATTAAGTTCCAAACGCTAAAAGGTATTGCTGCTGCATGGCTAATTACAATCCCTGTGAGTGCTTTACTTAGCGCTGCCATTTTTAGCATCGCCCGAATTTTATTCCACTAA
- a CDS encoding zinc-dependent dehydrogenase yields the protein MKAQVFRGVNQLSYEDIPVPTVEPDEVLVQVRVVGLCQSDIKKIRYPLYEPPRIFGHETAGTIAAIGNNVKGWQVGQRVAVMHHIPCMRCAYCLNDNFSMCDVYKNISTTAGFNASGGGFADYVKVPGHIVENGGLIPIPDNISFEEASFVEPTNCCLKAVRKAQIAPGQTVLVTGAGPIGLMFIMLVKYFGAKAIATDLLPSRIDKALSVGAEAAFDARDPDLPAKISALTGGLGVDVTLLAVPSEKAFFQALDSTRKGGKILFFAEFPDEVEIPINPNILYRREIDLIGSYSSSYRLQNLSADIVFNQRIDVKALISDRYPLKDLSAAVEQAIAPTPDTYKILIYPQKED from the coding sequence GTGAAAGCACAGGTATTTAGAGGCGTTAATCAACTTTCTTACGAAGATATCCCAGTTCCAACCGTGGAACCAGATGAAGTGCTGGTACAAGTGCGGGTTGTGGGGTTATGTCAGTCAGATATTAAAAAAATTCGTTATCCACTGTATGAACCGCCGCGCATTTTTGGACATGAAACTGCCGGCACGATCGCAGCAATAGGCAATAATGTCAAAGGTTGGCAAGTTGGACAACGGGTAGCGGTGATGCACCACATCCCTTGTATGCGTTGCGCCTATTGCCTAAATGATAATTTCTCCATGTGCGATGTTTACAAAAACATTTCCACTACCGCAGGCTTTAACGCCAGTGGCGGCGGTTTTGCTGATTATGTCAAAGTTCCCGGACATATTGTAGAAAACGGTGGGCTAATTCCCATCCCGGATAATATCAGTTTTGAAGAAGCGAGTTTTGTAGAACCGACTAACTGCTGTTTGAAGGCAGTGAGAAAAGCTCAAATTGCTCCAGGACAAACTGTATTAGTAACTGGTGCTGGGCCAATTGGGTTAATGTTTATCATGTTAGTGAAGTATTTCGGAGCAAAAGCGATCGCTACTGATTTACTACCCTCTAGAATTGATAAAGCCTTGAGTGTCGGTGCAGAGGCGGCTTTTGATGCTCGCGATCCTGATTTACCTGCCAAAATCTCTGCCTTAACTGGTGGACTAGGTGTTGATGTTACTTTGCTGGCGGTTCCGAGTGAGAAAGCTTTCTTTCAAGCACTTGATAGTACTCGCAAAGGCGGTAAAATCTTGTTTTTCGCCGAATTTCCTGATGAAGTGGAAATTCCCATTAACCCAAATATCCTCTACCGTCGGGAAATTGACTTGATAGGCAGTTACAGTTCCTCTTATCGGCTTCAGAATCTATCAGCCGATATTGTGTTTAATCAGCGAATCGATGTAAAAGCGTTGATTAGCGATCGCTATCCATTAAAAGATTTATCAGCAGCTGTGGAGCAAGCGATCGCACCCACACCGGATACTTATAAAATCTTAATTTATCCGCAAAAGGAAGATTAG
- a CDS encoding efflux RND transporter periplasmic adaptor subunit, with the protein MKKVSSVNVVKPKVAANFTELVLPSSIQASQETTIYARTSGYLQKKLVDIGERVNRGQLLAIIDAPETDQDIQQARAEFAKSEANLAQVQADLAQKQSNLSQTKANLKARQAELAEARTNLELARQTWQRWQLLQKQGAVTTQAADERQTAFNASRANVDTLIARVNSDQESVNTALAAINSQKANINAFIASRSVSKSDLQRITALQTFKQIVAPFAGVITARNVDSGALISAGSNNNNGNSWLFKIAQTNNLRIRINVPQAFVQSIHTGQNALVRVRELPKKSFSGKVIRTADVLDANSNTLLTEIEVQNSDNMLRPGMYAEVTFKTERANPPLLVPANTLVINADGI; encoded by the coding sequence ATAAAAAAAGTCTCTTCGGTTAATGTAGTTAAACCAAAAGTTGCTGCTAATTTCACCGAATTAGTTCTACCTAGCAGCATTCAAGCAAGCCAAGAAACCACTATTTATGCCCGCACGAGTGGGTATTTACAAAAAAAATTAGTGGATATTGGCGAACGTGTAAATAGGGGACAGCTATTAGCTATAATTGATGCCCCGGAAACTGACCAAGATATACAGCAAGCTCGTGCAGAATTTGCAAAATCTGAGGCTAATCTCGCTCAAGTTCAGGCAGATTTAGCACAAAAGCAAAGTAATCTTTCTCAAACAAAAGCTAACTTAAAAGCTAGACAGGCAGAATTAGCCGAAGCACGTACTAACCTAGAACTAGCACGTCAAACTTGGCAACGTTGGCAATTACTTCAAAAGCAAGGAGCCGTAACTACACAAGCTGCTGATGAACGTCAAACTGCTTTTAATGCAAGTCGAGCTAATGTAGATACTTTAATTGCTCGCGTTAATTCAGACCAAGAAAGTGTAAACACTGCTCTTGCAGCTATTAATTCACAAAAGGCTAACATTAATGCGTTTATTGCAAGTAGAAGTGTTAGTAAATCAGATTTACAACGGATAACTGCTTTACAAACATTCAAACAAATTGTTGCTCCTTTTGCGGGTGTAATTACTGCTCGCAATGTAGATTCAGGAGCTTTAATTTCTGCGGGTAGCAATAATAATAATGGAAATTCCTGGTTATTTAAGATTGCTCAGACAAATAATTTACGTATCCGAATTAATGTTCCCCAGGCTTTTGTTCAATCAATTCACACTGGACAAAATGCGCTTGTTCGTGTTCGTGAGCTACCGAAAAAATCTTTTTCTGGTAAAGTTATTCGGACTGCTGATGTCTTAGATGCTAATTCTAATACCCTTTTGACTGAAATTGAAGTACAGAATTCAGACAATATGTTGCGTCCTGGAATGTATGCTGAAGTCACTTTTAAGACTGAACGTGCCAATCCACCTTTATTAGTACCAGCTAATACCTTAGTGATTAATGCAGATGGTATATAA
- a CDS encoding efflux RND transporter permease subunit has translation MMALPNALAGIVWILFVTNTTFSVPSLMGAIMSIGVAIANSILLVTFANEQRLIGEKALSATLAAGYTRLRPVLMTAGAMIMGMLPMSLGLGEGGEQNAPLGRAVIGGLLAATVATLIFVPVIYSILHRKQPQNLELEEELSSTIKLTVANR, from the coding sequence ATGATGGCACTGCCAAATGCTTTAGCAGGAATTGTCTGGATACTGTTTGTGACGAATACGACTTTTAGCGTACCTTCTTTGATGGGTGCAATTATGAGTATTGGGGTTGCTATTGCCAATAGTATTTTGCTCGTCACCTTTGCTAATGAGCAACGTCTAATAGGAGAAAAAGCTCTCTCTGCGACTTTAGCTGCTGGTTATACCCGTTTGCGTCCAGTATTAATGACTGCTGGAGCCATGATTATGGGGATGTTACCAATGTCTCTTGGTTTAGGTGAAGGTGGTGAACAAAATGCTCCTTTAGGACGTGCTGTAATTGGTGGATTATTAGCAGCAACAGTGGCAACTTTAATTTTTGTACCCGTAATTTACAGTATTTTGCATCGAAAACAACCCCAAAATTTAGAGTTAGAGGAAGAACTATCCTCTACTATCAAATTAACTGTAGCTAATCGGTAA
- a CDS encoding ISKra4-like element ISNpu15 family transposase (programmed frameshift), whose protein sequence is MKEYSRAIAKILYKSTTGEQLTSLAKIEEVVRSQMRKHVMPEVGFFIENATGESRGYKRKIKSIIGELPITNSQAQKLEIRPHNQLSPYLEACCLRISASVSYQRAAEDIEYLTGVEVSKSVQQRLVHRQNFELPQVESTVEELSVDGGNIRIRTIKGQVCDWKGYKATCLHEKQAIAASFQENSLVIDWVKSQSIAPILTCLGDGHDGIWNIVRDFAPEHQRREVLDWFHLMENLHKIGGSNQRLNQAKILLWQGKVDDAIAVFADCQLKQAFNFCTYLEKHRHRIVNYQYYQAEQICSIGSGTIESTVKQIDRRTKISGAQWKSDNVPQVLAQRQSLSQWINLCSLNKNWDAPN, encoded by the exons ATAAAAGAATATTCTCGTGCAATAGCAAAGATACTGTACAAAAGTACTACGGGTGAGCAACTCACAAGTTTGGCAAAAATAGAAGAAGTAGTACGCTCTCAAATGCGGAAGCATGTAATGCCAGAAGTA GGTTTTTTTATCGAAAATGCCACAGGAGAAAGCCGCGGATACAAACGAAAAATAAAAAGTATTATTGGAGAACTGCCAATTACAAACTCTCAAGCACAAAAGCTAGAAATTAGACCCCATAATCAATTGAGTCCATATTTAGAAGCTTGTTGCTTACGAATCAGCGCGTCGGTATCGTATCAACGTGCGGCAGAAGATATTGAATATTTAACTGGTGTAGAAGTATCAAAAAGTGTGCAGCAACGATTAGTGCATCGTCAAAATTTTGAATTACCGCAAGTAGAATCAACTGTGGAAGAATTGAGTGTGGATGGAGGAAATATACGCATTCGTACAATCAAGGGACAAGTCTGTGATTGGAAGGGTTATAAAGCTACCTGCTTACATGAAAAACAAGCTATTGCTGCCTCATTTCAAGAAAATAGTCTTGTAATTGATTGGGTCAAAAGCCAATCAATTGCTCCTATCTTGACCTGTCTTGGCGATGGCCATGACGGTATTTGGAATATTGTCCGCGATTTTGCTCCCGAACACCAGCGTCGGGAAGTACTTGATTGGTTTCATCTGATGGAAAACCTACACAAGATTGGCGGTTCTAATCAACGGCTCAATCAGGCTAAAATCCTTCTCTGGCAAGGAAAAGTTGATGATGCTATCGCTGTCTTTGCTGACTGTCAGCTAAAACAAGCTTTTAATTTCTGTACTTATCTTGAGAAACATCGACACCGGATTGTCAATTACCAATATTATCAAGCAGAACAAATCTGTTCCATTGGTTCTGGTACTATTGAGTCTACTGTCAAACAGATTGACCGTCGAACCAAAATTTCTGGCGCACAATGGAAATCTGATAACGTTCCTCAAGTCTTAGCTCAACGCCAGAGCTTATCTCAATGGATTAATCTTTGCTCACTAAATAAAAACTGGGATGCTCCCAATTAA
- a CDS encoding GNAT family N-acetyltransferase — MTIRHATETDLPAIVAIYNAAIPSCMATADLEPVSVESRLPWFRARSPSQRPLWVIEVEGAIAGWLSFQSFYGRPAYNTTAEISIYIAPQFHRCGLGRQLLAQAISESRSLGLNTLLGFIFAHNQPSLKLFETFGFQHWGYLPKVAVIDSVERDLAIVGLRIIDIPTD; from the coding sequence ATGACTATTCGCCATGCGACTGAAACTGACTTACCTGCAATTGTGGCAATTTATAATGCTGCAATTCCTAGCTGTATGGCAACTGCTGATTTAGAGCCAGTGTCTGTGGAAAGTCGCCTTCCTTGGTTTAGGGCGCGATCGCCTTCACAACGCCCACTTTGGGTAATCGAAGTGGAGGGAGCAATTGCTGGATGGCTTAGTTTCCAATCCTTTTATGGTCGGCCTGCCTATAATACGACTGCCGAAATTAGTATTTATATAGCCCCTCAATTTCATCGCTGTGGTTTGGGACGACAACTATTAGCACAAGCAATTAGCGAAAGCCGTAGTTTGGGTTTAAATACCCTACTAGGCTTCATTTTTGCCCACAATCAACCCAGTTTAAAACTTTTTGAAACATTTGGCTTTCAACATTGGGGATATTTACCGAAAGTTGCCGTAATTGACAGCGTTGAACGAGATTTAGCGATCGTGGGACTTAGAATTATTGATATTCCCACAGATTAA
- a CDS encoding VWA domain-containing protein, with translation MQRFVSLHLLTLVNNCSDRNIKRADTGSKGKGILGWLSQAKTSDFTFLERLDEMSDRYVDNSDFFSIKHPESIADQ, from the coding sequence ATGCAAAGGTTTGTGTCTCTACATTTGCTTACTCTGGTAAATAATTGCAGCGATCGCAATATCAAGCGAGCAGATACTGGTTCTAAGGGTAAAGGCATTTTAGGCTGGTTATCTCAAGCAAAGACAAGTGATTTTACCTTCTTAGAACGGTTGGATGAAATGAGCGATCGCTACGTTGATAACTCAGATTTTTTCAGTATAAAACATCCCGAAAGTATAGCAGATCAATAA
- the dacB gene encoding D-alanyl-D-alanine carboxypeptidase/D-alanyl-D-alanine-endopeptidase: protein MTRKISLGLMLLFLGTHIGVTQTVAKAQTPVAPTTTTKSICSTQLGTAIDAVINRPLFSRVRWGILVQPLSTGSTLYSRDAQKYFIPASNLKLLTTAAALQQLGANFRIRTSIYQNGNGVLRVVGRGDPSLSDTQLQTLAQQLKQKGITQIQRLIADDSYIQGDIVNPTWQWEDVQSDYGAPVSSFILNQNIFSLKLVPQAVGKSLQLVWIDPGEAKQWRTINQSITVAQNQPTYVNITRELSGTVLRIQGQLTTNSEPSLIDLPVIDPNYYFLRRFRAALAAEKIPLGQTLVVTGGLNQEEIAFVESPPLSELLMETLQNSNNLYAEALLRALAGEKPRVKTKTSVDVGLEAVKASLTQLGVDPANYILVDGSGLSRRNLATPEAFVQTLRGMARTPAGYVYRASLPVAGKIGTLKGRFQNTSAEGIVQAKTGTLTGVVSLSGYINVPKYEPLVFSIIVNQSEQPATIVRQAIDEIVVLLTQLQRC from the coding sequence ATGACTAGAAAAATTTCTCTTGGCTTGATGCTGCTGTTTTTGGGTACTCATATTGGTGTTACCCAAACAGTAGCTAAAGCACAAACCCCAGTTGCACCAACAACTACCACAAAATCAATTTGCTCTACCCAACTGGGAACAGCTATAGATGCTGTAATCAATCGTCCTTTATTTAGTCGAGTGCGCTGGGGAATTTTGGTGCAACCCCTGTCAACAGGGTCAACTCTTTATAGTCGGGATGCTCAGAAATATTTTATTCCCGCCTCTAACCTCAAATTGCTGACAACAGCAGCTGCATTGCAGCAATTGGGTGCTAATTTTCGGATTCGCACCTCTATTTATCAGAATGGCAACGGTGTTTTACGTGTTGTCGGTAGGGGAGATCCCAGCTTAAGTGATACTCAACTGCAAACATTAGCACAGCAGCTAAAACAGAAAGGTATTACTCAAATTCAGAGGTTGATAGCTGATGATAGTTATATTCAAGGAGACATTGTTAACCCCACCTGGCAATGGGAAGATGTGCAGTCAGACTATGGCGCACCAGTCAGCAGCTTTATTCTAAATCAAAATATTTTTAGCTTAAAACTTGTACCGCAGGCTGTAGGTAAATCCTTACAACTGGTGTGGATTGATCCTGGCGAGGCGAAACAGTGGCGGACAATTAATCAGTCAATAACGGTTGCCCAAAATCAACCAACTTACGTCAATATTACCCGCGAATTATCAGGAACAGTATTACGAATTCAAGGACAACTAACAACAAATTCTGAACCGTCTTTAATAGATTTGCCTGTAATTGACCCTAATTATTACTTCTTACGACGCTTCCGTGCTGCTTTGGCAGCAGAAAAAATTCCTTTGGGGCAAACATTAGTGGTAACTGGTGGTCTTAATCAAGAGGAAATAGCTTTTGTAGAGTCACCACCTCTATCTGAATTATTAATGGAAACTCTTCAGAATAGTAATAATCTTTATGCTGAGGCACTATTGAGAGCATTAGCTGGCGAAAAACCTAGAGTGAAAACTAAAACTAGCGTTGATGTTGGTTTAGAAGCTGTCAAAGCGAGTTTAACTCAATTGGGAGTTGATCCAGCAAATTATATTTTAGTAGATGGTTCGGGTTTATCACGTCGAAACTTAGCGACACCAGAAGCTTTTGTACAAACTTTGCGAGGAATGGCAAGAACACCAGCAGGATATGTGTATCGCGCATCTTTACCCGTAGCGGGTAAAATTGGAACCTTAAAAGGGCGCTTTCAAAACACATCTGCTGAGGGCATTGTGCAAGCAAAGACAGGTACGTTAACGGGTGTAGTCTCTCTCTCTGGATATATAAATGTGCCTAAATATGAGCCGTTAGTTTTTAGTATTATTGTGAATCAATCGGAGCAACCTGCAACAATTGTGCGGCAGGCTATTGATGAAATTGTTGTTTTGTTAACGCAGTTACAACGTTGTTAA
- a CDS encoding tellurite resistance TerB family protein — MSKRKLPKGRSVSSVAIEPEVAIAILGLFSAAADGEGISSTEEYALSEFLSRVDLFEDYSEEDFEELTEKVVSLIEEEEPEDLIAQSIESLPNRGYREAAYITAILVVGIDEEVPESEQDYISELQEALKISDERAQELIDAVFGEDEEEEEE, encoded by the coding sequence ATGTCTAAACGCAAGTTGCCCAAAGGCCGTAGTGTTAGTTCAGTTGCTATAGAACCAGAAGTTGCGATCGCAATCCTTGGACTATTTTCCGCAGCAGCTGATGGTGAAGGTATTTCTTCAACAGAAGAATATGCTTTAAGTGAATTTCTGAGTCGGGTTGACTTGTTTGAAGATTACTCTGAAGAAGACTTTGAAGAATTGACCGAAAAAGTCGTCAGCTTGATTGAAGAAGAAGAGCCAGAAGATTTAATCGCCCAGTCCATCGAATCTTTACCCAATAGAGGTTATCGGGAAGCTGCATATATCACAGCTATCTTAGTGGTAGGGATTGACGAAGAAGTACCCGAAAGCGAACAAGATTATATCTCTGAGCTTCAGGAAGCCTTAAAGATTTCAGACGAGCGGGCACAAGAACTGATAGACGCAGTGTTCGGAGAAGATGAAGAAGAGGAAGAGGAATAA
- the ilvB gene encoding biosynthetic-type acetolactate synthase large subunit: MRSRSVSAGESLSQISLPQTENHKQSRASSPPVLPKRASGGFALLDSLHRHGVDYIFGYPGGAILPIYDDLYKVEATGAIKHILVRHEQGAAHAADGYARATGKVGVCFGTSGPGATNLVTGIATAYMDSIPMIVVTGQVARPSIGTDAFQETDIYGITLPIVKHSYVVRDPKDMARIVAEAFHIASTGRPGPVLIDVPKDVALEEFDYVPVKPGSVKLRGYRPTVKGNPRQINAAIQLITESRRPLLYIGGGAIAAGAHEEIKELAELFNIPVTTTLMGIGAFDEHHPLALGMLGMHGTAYANFAVSDCDLLICVGARFDDRVTGKLDEFASRAKVIHIDIDPAEVGKNRIPEVPIVGDVRNVLVDLLRRCKETGVKATPNQNQEWLNLVNRWRDEYPLIVPQHPDSISPQEVIVEVNSQAPNAFYTTDVGQHQMWAAQFLKNGPRRWISSAGLGTMGFGLPAAMGAKVAFPDEEVICISGDASFQMCLQELGTLAQYGINVKTIIINNGWQGMVRQWQQAFYGERYSCSNMEVGMPDVELLAKAYGIKGMVISDRSQLKDAIAEMLAHKGPVILNVHVTRDENCYPMVAPGKSNAQMVGLQKQPPKAAAEPVYCSNCNAKNAPNHNFCAECGTKL; encoded by the coding sequence GTGCGATCACGAAGTGTCTCCGCAGGAGAATCGCTCTCCCAAATTAGTCTCCCACAAACTGAGAATCACAAACAGTCTCGTGCTTCTAGCCCGCCAGTCCTGCCCAAACGTGCATCTGGCGGTTTTGCTCTACTTGACAGCCTTCATCGCCACGGCGTTGATTATATTTTTGGTTATCCTGGTGGGGCAATTCTACCAATTTATGACGACCTGTATAAGGTGGAAGCAACTGGTGCTATTAAGCATATTCTCGTGAGACACGAACAAGGCGCAGCCCATGCCGCAGACGGTTACGCCCGTGCCACTGGGAAGGTAGGAGTATGCTTTGGCACTTCTGGCCCAGGAGCAACTAACTTGGTGACAGGGATCGCCACCGCCTACATGGATTCAATCCCAATGATTGTGGTTACGGGGCAGGTAGCACGTCCGTCCATTGGTACAGATGCCTTTCAGGAAACCGATATTTACGGCATTACGCTACCCATAGTAAAGCACTCTTATGTAGTGCGTGACCCTAAAGACATGGCGCGAATTGTCGCCGAAGCTTTCCACATCGCTAGCACTGGGCGACCAGGGCCAGTTCTGATTGATGTTCCCAAGGATGTAGCTTTAGAAGAATTTGACTATGTACCTGTAAAACCAGGTTCAGTGAAGTTACGCGGTTATCGCCCCACGGTGAAGGGAAATCCCCGGCAAATTAACGCTGCAATTCAGTTGATTACTGAAAGTCGCCGTCCTCTACTGTATATCGGTGGTGGTGCGATCGCAGCTGGTGCCCATGAAGAAATAAAAGAACTAGCTGAATTATTCAACATCCCTGTCACCACCACCTTAATGGGGATCGGTGCCTTTGACGAACATCACCCCCTAGCTTTGGGAATGTTGGGGATGCACGGCACGGCTTACGCTAACTTTGCTGTAAGTGATTGTGACTTGCTGATTTGCGTCGGCGCTAGATTTGACGATCGCGTTACAGGCAAGTTAGACGAATTCGCCTCCCGCGCCAAAGTAATTCACATCGACATCGATCCCGCAGAAGTCGGCAAAAACCGCATTCCTGAAGTGCCCATCGTCGGCGATGTGCGGAACGTGTTAGTAGACTTGTTGCGTCGCTGCAAAGAAACAGGCGTTAAGGCTACCCCTAATCAAAACCAAGAATGGTTAAATCTTGTTAACCGTTGGCGCGATGAGTATCCTCTAATAGTGCCACAGCACCCCGACAGCATTTCACCCCAAGAAGTGATTGTAGAAGTCAATAGCCAAGCACCCAACGCTTTCTACACCACAGATGTTGGACAACATCAAATGTGGGCAGCACAATTCCTCAAAAACGGCCCAAGACGCTGGATTTCTAGCGCTGGTTTGGGAACGATGGGTTTTGGCTTACCTGCGGCAATGGGCGCGAAAGTGGCATTTCCTGATGAAGAAGTCATTTGTATTAGCGGTGATGCCAGTTTCCAAATGTGTTTGCAGGAACTTGGTACACTTGCACAGTATGGAATAAATGTCAAGACAATAATTATCAATAACGGCTGGCAAGGGATGGTGCGCCAGTGGCAACAAGCCTTCTATGGTGAGCGTTACTCATGCTCCAACATGGAAGTAGGAATGCCAGACGTAGAGTTATTGGCAAAAGCTTATGGCATTAAGGGTATGGTAATTAGCGATCGCAGTCAATTAAAAGATGCGATCGCCGAAATGCTGGCACACAAAGGGCCAGTAATCTTAAATGTCCACGTCACCAGAGACGAAAACTGCTATCCAATGGTAGCTCCAGGCAAGAGCAACGCTCAAATGGTCGGCTTGCAGAAGCAACCGCCCAAAGCAGCAGCAGAGCCAGTTTATTGTAGTAACTGCAATGCCAAAAATGCTCCTAACCACAACTTCTGTGCTGAGTGTGGGACGAAGCTGTAA